One window of the Clostridia bacterium genome contains the following:
- the coaE gene encoding dephospho-CoA kinase (Dephospho-CoA kinase (CoaE) performs the final step in coenzyme A biosynthesis.), with protein sequence MDTSGRGRDLAPTPAMFVIGLTGGIASGKSTVSRMLARLGAVIVDADVLAREIVRPGRPAWRDIVRHFGREILRPDGELDRKALARRIFGDPETRQLLNRLTHPRVVEQTAAILESLAREGRCRVAVVDAALFFEAGMERLVDEVWVVKVSEETQIRRLVERDGLSPEEARQRLAAQMPLEERLRRAHRVIDNEGPEEQTWRQVLALWREAVGNGAEGDVGANDLSGR encoded by the coding sequence GTGGATACATCAGGTCGAGGGAGGGATCTGGCTCCCACACCGGCCATGTTCGTAATAGGTCTGACCGGAGGCATAGCCAGCGGCAAGAGCACGGTGAGCCGCATGCTGGCCCGCCTGGGGGCGGTCATCGTGGACGCCGACGTCCTGGCGCGGGAAATCGTCAGACCGGGGCGGCCCGCCTGGCGGGACATCGTGCGTCACTTCGGCCGGGAAATCCTGCGACCGGACGGAGAGCTTGACCGCAAAGCTCTCGCCCGCCGCATTTTCGGCGACCCGGAGACCCGGCAGCTGCTCAACCGGCTTACCCACCCCAGGGTGGTGGAGCAAACCGCGGCCATTTTGGAAAGTCTGGCCCGAGAGGGCAGGTGCCGGGTGGCGGTGGTGGACGCGGCTCTCTTTTTCGAGGCAGGAATGGAGCGCCTGGTGGACGAAGTTTGGGTAGTAAAGGTCTCCGAAGAAACCCAGATCAGACGTCTCGTGGAACGGGACGGGCTTTCGCCGGAAGAGGCCCGACAGCGCCTGGCCGCCCAGATGCCCCTGGAGGAAAGGCTCAGGCGCGCCCACCGGGTAATCGACAACGAAGGCCCGGAGGAACAAACCTGGCGTCAGGTGCTGGCCTTGTGGCGAGAGGCGGTCGGAAACGGGGCCGAAGGCGACGTCGGCGCAAACGATCTCTCGGGGCGATGA
- a CDS encoding nicotinate phosphoribosyltransferase, with amino-acid sequence MTDKLITTLKQVKELTVDSRRPFFSATHEEIATGATTDIYFVRTYEILRSLGQADTPVAAEIFARREGIFAGLPEVLNLLADRPVEVWSLTEGTAFEEREVVMRLVGPYDQFGLFETTILGILAHSSGWATAARKAKEAAQEAAVFCFGARHVHPAVAPVMERAAIVGGADGASCILAAKLAGKEPVGTVPHAMFLIVGDTVEGALAYHRVMPPDAPRVILVDTFKDEAEETLRVAEALGRDLAGVRLDTPGERGGVTPELVREVRARLDQAGYNHVRIFVSGGLNPERIARLRQAGADAFGVGSYISSAPPIDMTLDLKVVRGRPFTKRGRIPGVTLNPKLQRVK; translated from the coding sequence ATGACCGACAAGCTGATCACTACCCTCAAGCAGGTCAAAGAACTGACCGTCGACTCCCGGCGGCCTTTCTTCTCCGCCACCCACGAGGAAATAGCCACCGGCGCCACCACCGACATTTATTTCGTCCGCACCTACGAGATCCTCCGCTCCCTGGGCCAGGCCGACACCCCGGTAGCGGCGGAAATCTTCGCCCGCCGCGAGGGGATATTCGCCGGACTTCCCGAGGTCTTGAATCTCCTGGCCGACCGGCCGGTAGAGGTCTGGTCCCTCACCGAAGGAACCGCCTTCGAGGAAAGAGAAGTGGTGATGCGGCTGGTAGGCCCCTACGATCAGTTCGGTCTTTTCGAGACCACCATTCTGGGTATCCTGGCCCATTCCAGCGGCTGGGCGACCGCAGCCAGGAAGGCCAAGGAGGCGGCCCAGGAGGCGGCCGTGTTCTGCTTTGGGGCCCGCCACGTGCATCCCGCGGTAGCGCCGGTAATGGAACGCGCGGCCATCGTCGGGGGCGCCGACGGTGCCAGCTGCATTCTGGCGGCAAAGCTCGCCGGTAAGGAGCCGGTGGGAACCGTGCCCCACGCCATGTTCCTGATCGTGGGCGATACGGTGGAGGGTGCCCTGGCCTACCACCGCGTAATGCCTCCGGACGCTCCCCGCGTAATACTGGTAGATACCTTCAAGGACGAGGCCGAGGAAACCCTCAGAGTGGCCGAGGCCTTGGGCAGGGACCTCGCCGGGGTGCGCCTGGACACCCCGGGTGAGCGCGGCGGGGTCACCCCGGAACTGGTGCGGGAGGTACGGGCACGGCTGGATCAGGCCGGATACAACCACGTACGCATATTCGTCTCCGGCGGTCTGAACCCGGAGCGTATAGCCCGCCTGCGCCAGGCCGGAGCCGATGCTTTCGGTGTAGGCAGCTATATATCCAGCGCTCCGCCCATCGACATGACCTTGGATCTCAAGGTGGTACGCGGCCGGCCCTTCACCAAGCGCGGCCGTATACCCGGCGTCACTCTTAATCCCAAACTGCAACGGGTCAAGTGA
- a CDS encoding cation diffusion facilitator family transporter — protein sequence MQNHRQIQKVLVATLAANVAVALLKIVVGNRIGSASMAADGFHSLADGASNVVGLIGISLASRPADADHPYGHRKFETLAAVGIAALLFFAAQNVVVEVIGRLKAPVAVDVSWYSFAVMAATLAANLLVARYEYRAGKRLRSEFLVADSYHTKSDIYVSLSVVGTLAAVRFGYPEVDLVTSLVIAALIVRAGYMVLKEAAGVLCDRAIIEPGAVEEAVLSVEGVKACHAVRSRGREDDVSLDLHLEVEGAMTLEEAHALSHQVAARLKERFPEVTDVLVHVEPATTGKGSTGAARKT from the coding sequence TTGCAGAATCACCGTCAGATTCAAAAGGTCCTGGTAGCCACCCTGGCGGCCAACGTGGCCGTGGCCCTGCTCAAGATCGTGGTGGGAAACCGAATCGGGAGCGCCAGCATGGCGGCGGACGGCTTCCACTCCCTGGCCGACGGGGCTTCCAACGTTGTGGGCCTTATCGGGATCAGCCTTGCCTCCCGCCCGGCCGATGCCGATCACCCTTACGGTCACCGAAAGTTCGAAACCTTGGCCGCAGTGGGGATTGCCGCCCTTTTATTCTTTGCCGCCCAGAACGTGGTGGTGGAGGTCATCGGCCGGCTGAAGGCCCCGGTAGCGGTAGATGTCAGCTGGTATAGCTTCGCGGTCATGGCCGCTACCCTGGCCGCGAATCTCCTGGTCGCCCGCTACGAATATCGGGCGGGAAAGCGCCTGCGGAGTGAATTCCTGGTAGCCGACTCCTACCACACCAAGAGCGACATTTACGTTTCTCTTTCCGTGGTGGGCACCCTGGCCGCGGTACGTTTCGGTTACCCGGAGGTGGACCTGGTTACCTCACTGGTTATTGCCGCGTTGATCGTTCGTGCCGGCTACATGGTATTGAAAGAAGCGGCCGGCGTGCTGTGCGACCGGGCGATAATCGAACCCGGGGCGGTAGAGGAAGCGGTACTCTCCGTGGAAGGTGTGAAAGCCTGCCACGCGGTGCGCAGCCGCGGCCGCGAAGACGACGTGTCCCTGGACCTGCATCTCGAGGTGGAGGGGGCCATGACGTTGGAGGAGGCGCATGCGCTCTCCCACCAGGTGGCCGCCAGGCTCAAGGAAAGATTCCCGGAGGTCACGGACGTTCTGGTGCACGTGGAGCCGGCGACGACGGGAAAAGGATCAACCGGTGCCGCACGGAAGACCTAG
- the mtrB gene encoding trp RNA-binding attenuation protein MtrB, with protein sequence MEEHHWSTSDYVVIKALENGVTIIGLTRGRDTKSHHSEKLDKGEVMVAQFTEFTSAIKVRGRAQIYTRHGYVETGD encoded by the coding sequence ATGGAGGAGCACCACTGGAGTACGAGCGATTACGTGGTGATCAAGGCTCTGGAAAACGGGGTAACCATCATCGGTCTCACCCGGGGCCGGGATACTAAGTCCCACCACTCGGAGAAACTGGATAAGGGCGAGGTGATGGTAGCCCAGTTCACCGAGTTTACCTCGGCCATAAAGGTCCGGGGGAGAGCCCAGATCTACACCCGCCACGGTTACGTGGAGACCGGTGACTAG
- the pfkA gene encoding 6-phosphofructokinase, translating into MRRIGVVTSGGDAPGMNACIRAVTRKAVYHGLEVVGISRGFAGLLEGDMRPLDLASVSDIIHRGGTMLRTARSLEFYTSGGQDRGAQVLKEAGIQALVVIGGDGSFRGAQALSRRGVAVVAVPATIDNDIPGTDYTLGFDTALNTAVDAINKIRDTATSHERLFLVEVMGRRSGQIALLAGIAGGAEAILIPEIPFELEAVVDRIQRGRRRGKLHSIVVVAEGVASAVELGKVMAARTGLETRVTVLGHIQRGGAPTAWDRILASRMGARAVELLLEGKAGYMVGLVRGEIEALELDRVLEGEKTIDMGLYELAGVLAL; encoded by the coding sequence TTGCGGCGTATAGGGGTGGTGACCAGCGGCGGAGACGCGCCGGGGATGAACGCCTGTATTCGGGCGGTAACGCGAAAGGCCGTCTATCACGGCCTGGAGGTAGTGGGAATCTCTCGCGGTTTTGCCGGCCTTCTGGAAGGGGACATGCGTCCCCTGGACCTGGCTTCGGTTTCGGACATCATCCACCGGGGCGGAACCATGCTGCGTACGGCCAGGAGTCTCGAATTCTACACCTCCGGCGGTCAGGATCGGGGGGCACAGGTACTTAAGGAAGCCGGGATTCAGGCGCTGGTGGTAATCGGCGGTGACGGTTCCTTCCGGGGTGCCCAGGCCCTTTCCCGGCGCGGGGTGGCGGTGGTGGCCGTTCCCGCCACCATCGACAACGACATCCCCGGGACGGACTACACCTTAGGGTTTGATACCGCCCTGAACACCGCGGTGGATGCGATCAACAAGATTCGAGATACGGCCACCTCGCACGAGCGCCTCTTCCTGGTGGAGGTGATGGGACGGCGCTCGGGGCAGATCGCGCTCCTGGCTGGGATTGCCGGCGGTGCGGAGGCCATTCTCATTCCGGAGATCCCGTTTGAGCTGGAGGCGGTGGTGGACCGCATCCAGCGCGGCCGGCGGCGGGGCAAGTTGCACAGCATAGTGGTGGTGGCCGAGGGCGTGGCCAGCGCCGTGGAACTGGGAAAGGTGATGGCCGCACGAACGGGGTTGGAAACCCGGGTGACGGTACTGGGGCACATTCAGCGGGGCGGCGCGCCGACCGCCTGGGACCGCATTCTGGCCAGCAGGATGGGAGCGCGGGCGGTGGAACTCCTGCTCGAGGGTAAGGCCGGCTACATGGTGGGCCTGGTGCGGGGAGAGATCGAGGCGCTAGAGCTGGACCGGGTCCTGGAGGGCGAAAAAACCATAGATATGGGCCTGTACGAGCTGGCCGGCGTACTGGCCCTGTGA
- the coaD gene encoding pantetheine-phosphate adenylyltransferase, with translation MRKAVYPGTFDPITNGHLDLVERAAKLFDRLVIGVAAENYKQNLFTLGERVELVRATTACLPNVEVVGFDGLLMDFVHSQGAQAIIRGIRAVSDFEYEFQMYLMNKKLNEHVETIFLMTANEYSFLSSSIIKQVAALGGSISGLVPPQVEKALKEKFRRQPCGWPVFRD, from the coding sequence TTGAGAAAAGCCGTCTACCCGGGGACTTTCGATCCCATCACCAACGGGCACCTGGATCTCGTCGAGCGGGCGGCAAAGCTATTTGATCGATTGGTAATCGGCGTGGCGGCGGAAAACTACAAGCAGAACCTTTTCACCCTGGGGGAGCGCGTGGAACTGGTGCGGGCCACTACCGCCTGCCTTCCCAATGTGGAGGTGGTGGGCTTCGACGGGTTGCTCATGGACTTTGTGCACTCGCAGGGGGCCCAGGCCATCATCCGTGGTATCCGGGCGGTTTCCGATTTCGAGTACGAGTTTCAGATGTATCTCATGAACAAGAAACTGAACGAGCACGTGGAAACCATATTTCTTATGACCGCCAACGAGTACTCCTTTCTCAGTTCCAGCATTATCAAGCAGGTAGCTGCCCTGGGCGGTTCCATCAGCGGTCTGGTGCCGCCCCAGGTAGAAAAGGCGCTGAAGGAAAAGTTCAGGCGTCAGCCCTGCGGCTGGCCGGTCTTTAGGGACTGA
- a CDS encoding copper transporter, which produces MPDWKYYVTSLVAVFLALGIGILIGSMVVGSEAVLSQQSGMLARLEADLLSLKEDNTRLRQETEQARQALERARILAAEVLPSLLDGRLRGAAVTVVAGVEDRSPELEETLRRSGALLSCAFLDCSRISWPEIARRLGASAGSPPERLARMLGEQVGRALTGELSAGDLLEWGRAQGWWSPEGQDLSGGALVILEDDEATAKSPRRQLLLSLAGYWHRYGGPVVAATPSEARTLVAYHRQGATTVGHVQEPWGRAAVVAALLASAPTQ; this is translated from the coding sequence GTGCCGGATTGGAAGTACTACGTCACCTCGCTGGTGGCCGTATTCCTCGCCCTGGGTATAGGCATCCTGATCGGAAGTATGGTGGTGGGGAGCGAGGCGGTCCTCAGCCAGCAAAGCGGCATGCTGGCGAGGCTGGAGGCCGACCTCTTAAGCCTCAAAGAAGACAATACCCGCTTGCGCCAGGAGACAGAACAGGCGCGCCAGGCCCTGGAGCGCGCCCGCATCCTGGCGGCTGAAGTTTTGCCCTCTCTTCTGGACGGCCGTTTGCGCGGGGCAGCCGTAACCGTGGTCGCTGGCGTCGAAGACCGCTCCCCGGAGCTGGAGGAGACGTTGCGCCGCTCCGGGGCCCTCTTGAGTTGCGCCTTCCTGGACTGCAGCCGTATCTCCTGGCCCGAAATAGCCAGGCGACTGGGTGCCTCTGCCGGTTCCCCGCCGGAGCGCTTGGCCCGCATGCTCGGGGAACAGGTAGGGCGGGCACTAACCGGAGAACTCTCGGCCGGTGACCTCCTGGAGTGGGGGCGCGCCCAGGGCTGGTGGAGCCCGGAAGGACAGGACCTCTCGGGCGGCGCGCTGGTCATCCTGGAAGATGACGAAGCGACGGCCAAGTCGCCCCGGCGCCAGCTACTTCTCTCCCTGGCCGGCTACTGGCACCGGTACGGCGGCCCGGTGGTGGCGGCCACTCCGTCCGAGGCCCGCACCCTCGTCGCCTACCACCGGCAGGGCGCGACCACGGTAGGCCATGTGCAGGAGCCCTGGGGCCGCGCGGCCGTGGTTGCCGCCCTACTCGCTTCCGCGCCCACACAGTAG